A DNA window from Micromonospora sp. NBC_01739 contains the following coding sequences:
- a CDS encoding ABC transporter permease: MTIISGKKREKIDRLAELAAREDERGVSLWQDAFRRLRSNPAAIVGAVILAIFVLVAIVGPFFVPYGPKDTMGIREGVVKVGQGLIPGPSSEHWLGYDHQGRDVFSRMIIGARQTLLVGVVATLIGLAIGALIGGVAGAAAGLGGRWGRMVDTTLMRFIDMLLALPSLLLAVSIAALLGPSLITVMIAVGMVSVPVFARLLRGSMIVQSNKEYVLAATSLGVSKPKIALAHVLPNSLAPVIVQATLTLATAIIEAAALSYLGLGNPDSSVPEWGVMLADAQPWLGIRPALAIYPAVAIIITALGFTLLGEAMREALDPKLRK; this comes from the coding sequence ATGACGATCATCAGCGGGAAGAAGCGCGAGAAGATCGACCGCCTCGCCGAACTGGCCGCCCGGGAGGACGAGCGCGGGGTAAGCCTGTGGCAGGACGCGTTCCGCCGGCTGCGGAGTAACCCCGCCGCCATCGTCGGCGCGGTCATCCTGGCCATCTTCGTCCTGGTAGCCATCGTCGGACCGTTCTTCGTGCCGTACGGCCCGAAGGACACCATGGGCATCCGCGAGGGTGTGGTCAAGGTGGGGCAGGGCCTGATCCCCGGCCCCTCCTCGGAACACTGGCTCGGCTACGACCACCAGGGTCGGGACGTCTTCAGCCGGATGATCATCGGAGCCCGGCAGACCCTGCTGGTCGGCGTGGTCGCCACTCTGATCGGTTTGGCGATCGGTGCGCTGATCGGTGGGGTGGCGGGTGCCGCCGCCGGGCTCGGCGGCCGCTGGGGCCGCATGGTGGACACCACCCTGATGCGCTTCATCGACATGCTGCTGGCCCTGCCCAGCCTGCTGCTCGCGGTGAGCATCGCGGCGCTGCTCGGGCCCAGCCTGATCACCGTCATGATCGCCGTGGGTATGGTCTCGGTGCCGGTCTTCGCCCGGCTGCTGCGCGGTTCGATGATCGTCCAGTCGAACAAGGAATACGTGCTGGCGGCCACCTCCCTCGGCGTCAGCAAGCCGAAGATCGCGCTGGCGCACGTGCTGCCGAACTCACTGGCCCCGGTCATCGTGCAGGCCACCCTGACCCTGGCCACCGCGATCATCGAGGCCGCCGCCCTGTCCTACCTGGGCCTCGGTAACCCGGACTCCTCCGTACCCGAGTGGGGCGTGATGCTGGCCGACGCGCAGCCGTGGCTCGGCATCCGGCCCGCTCTGGCTATCTATCCGGCGGTTGCCATCATCATCACCGCGCTGGGCTTCACCCTGCTCGGTGAGGCGATGCGTGAAGCCCTCGACCCGAAGCTGCGGAAGTAG
- a CDS encoding MFS transporter, giving the protein MAEPVRVLRMNTAAGRGTLAAAVLASGMVFLDSTVVNVALPRLGADLGASVAGLQWTVSGYLLTLAAFVLLGGALGDRFGRRRIFLLGVIWFTGASVLCGLALRTDWLVAARLLQGVGGALLAPGSLSLLQASFHPDDRAKAIGAWSGLSGVSTALGPFIGGWLIDALSWRWIFFLNVPLAVLVVLAALRWVPESRDESTSRTRGAGRRFDVAGALWGALALAGITYALVDAPERGASAPSVVGAALVAVLAAVVFVLVERRRGETAMLPTGLFGSRLFSVLNIFTVLVYAALGGFTFFIAVYLQNVVGWSALGTGLALLPMTLLLLVGSPAAGALSTKIGPRLLLTVGPTLAAVGLLLLREVGPGASYWRQVLPGVVVFGVGLTMVVAPLTASVLAAVADRFAGVASGFNNAASRVGGLLAVAALPLLVGLSGTGYEQRAELTAAYRGALLWCAGLLLIGAVIAALLVHRPPRKE; this is encoded by the coding sequence ATGGCTGAACCCGTACGCGTGCTCCGGATGAACACGGCAGCCGGCCGGGGCACCCTGGCGGCCGCCGTACTCGCCTCCGGCATGGTCTTCCTGGACAGCACCGTGGTCAACGTGGCGCTGCCCAGGCTCGGCGCCGATCTGGGCGCCTCCGTGGCCGGCCTACAGTGGACGGTCAGCGGGTACCTGCTCACCCTGGCCGCCTTCGTACTGCTCGGGGGTGCCCTGGGGGACCGGTTCGGCCGGCGGCGGATCTTCCTGCTCGGGGTCATCTGGTTCACCGGCGCCTCGGTGCTCTGTGGCCTGGCCCTGCGGACCGACTGGCTGGTGGCCGCCCGGCTGCTCCAGGGGGTCGGCGGCGCCCTGCTGGCCCCGGGCTCCCTGTCGCTGCTGCAAGCCAGCTTCCACCCCGACGACCGGGCGAAGGCGATCGGTGCCTGGTCCGGCCTGTCCGGGGTCTCCACCGCCCTGGGGCCCTTCATCGGCGGCTGGCTGATCGACGCCCTCTCCTGGCGGTGGATCTTCTTCCTGAACGTGCCGCTGGCCGTGCTCGTGGTGCTGGCCGCCCTGCGGTGGGTACCGGAGAGCCGGGACGAGAGCACCTCACGGACCCGGGGGGCGGGCCGGCGGTTCGACGTGGCCGGGGCGTTGTGGGGGGCGCTGGCCCTGGCCGGGATCACCTACGCCCTGGTCGACGCCCCGGAGCGGGGAGCAAGTGCCCCCTCGGTGGTCGGGGCGGCCCTGGTGGCGGTGCTGGCCGCGGTGGTGTTCGTCCTGGTGGAGCGGCGGCGGGGGGAGACCGCGATGCTGCCCACCGGGCTGTTCGGCAGCCGACTCTTCTCCGTTCTGAACATCTTCACCGTGCTGGTCTACGCCGCCCTCGGCGGGTTCACCTTCTTCATCGCGGTCTACCTGCAGAACGTGGTCGGCTGGTCGGCGCTGGGGACCGGTCTGGCGTTGCTGCCCATGACCCTGTTGCTGCTGGTCGGCTCACCGGCGGCCGGAGCGCTCTCCACCAAGATCGGGCCACGGCTGCTGCTGACCGTCGGGCCGACCCTGGCCGCGGTCGGTCTGCTGCTGCTGCGCGAGGTCGGCCCGGGCGCGTCGTACTGGCGGCAGGTGCTGCCCGGGGTGGTGGTGTTCGGGGTAGGCCTGACCATGGTGGTGGCACCCCTGACGGCCTCCGTGCTGGCCGCGGTCGCCGACCGGTTCGCCGGGGTGGCCAGCGGCTTCAACAACGCCGCCTCCCGGGTGGGCGGGCTGCTGGCGGTAGCCGCCCTGCCGCTGCTGGTCGGGCTTTCCGGCACCGGGTACGAGCAGCGCGCCGAACTGACCGCCGCCTACCGGGGTGCCCTGCTCTGGTGCGCCGGGCTGCTGCTGATCGGGGCGGTCATCGCCGCCCTGCTCGTCCACCGCCCACCCCGCAAGGAGTGA
- a CDS encoding ABC transporter ATP-binding protein, whose product MTDSDILVEVRDLKVHFPIKRGVLFDRTVGHVKAVDGVDLRIPRGKTYGLVGESGCGKSTLGRALLQLNPPTAGQVSFDGVELTTLAPNKLRAMRKRMQMIFQDPMSSLDPRQNIESILTEGLQTHGIGGSREERRKIISETLDKVGLPRWALSRYPHEFSGGQRQRIGIARALVLGPELIVADEPVSALDVSIQAQVVNLLDELQDSLGLTYLVIAHDLAVVRHISDTVGVMYLGALVEEAPGDRLYTEPLHPYTRALMSAVPVPDPDVEDRRERILLAGDLPSPANPPAGCRFHTRCPWAQPTRCADERPVLREIGESRVACHFAERIASGELRPHKVSVEIVRPAGEGEEPEVVSAPSEPGSFV is encoded by the coding sequence ATGACCGACAGCGACATCCTCGTCGAGGTACGGGACCTGAAGGTGCACTTCCCGATCAAGCGGGGAGTGCTGTTCGACCGGACGGTCGGCCACGTCAAGGCGGTCGACGGGGTGGACCTGCGCATCCCGAGGGGCAAGACCTACGGGCTGGTCGGCGAGTCGGGTTGCGGCAAGTCCACCCTCGGGCGGGCGCTGCTCCAGCTCAACCCGCCGACCGCCGGGCAGGTCAGCTTCGACGGTGTCGAGCTGACCACCCTCGCCCCGAACAAGCTGCGCGCCATGCGCAAGCGGATGCAGATGATCTTCCAGGACCCGATGTCCAGCCTGGACCCCCGGCAGAACATCGAGTCGATCCTGACCGAGGGCCTGCAGACCCACGGCATCGGGGGCAGCCGGGAGGAACGCCGGAAGATCATCTCGGAGACCCTGGACAAGGTCGGGCTGCCGCGGTGGGCCCTGTCCCGCTACCCGCACGAGTTCTCCGGCGGCCAGCGGCAGCGCATCGGCATCGCCCGTGCCCTGGTGCTGGGGCCGGAGCTGATCGTCGCCGACGAGCCGGTCTCCGCGCTGGACGTGTCGATCCAGGCCCAGGTGGTCAACCTGCTGGACGAGCTCCAGGACAGCCTGGGTCTGACCTACCTGGTGATCGCGCACGACCTGGCGGTGGTCCGGCACATCTCCGACACCGTCGGAGTGATGTATCTGGGTGCCCTGGTCGAGGAGGCCCCGGGGGACCGGCTCTACACCGAGCCGCTGCACCCGTACACCCGGGCCTTGATGTCGGCGGTGCCGGTGCCGGACCCCGACGTCGAGGACCGTCGGGAGCGCATCCTGCTCGCCGGTGACCTGCCCTCACCGGCCAACCCGCCGGCGGGCTGCCGCTTCCACACCCGGTGCCCGTGGGCCCAGCCGACCCGCTGCGCGGACGAGCGTCCGGTGCTGCGGGAGATCGGCGAGAGTCGGGTCGCCTGCCACTTCGCCGAGCGGATCGCCAGCGGCGAGCTGCGTCCGCACAAGGTGAGCGTGGAGATCGTCCGGCCGGCCGGCGAGGGCGAGGAACCCGAGGTGGTCTCCGCCCCCAGCGAGCCCGGCTCCTTCGTGTAG
- a CDS encoding HNH endonuclease family protein, which produces MRTRSGPRALGALALVAALTFGAAGCVPLEEEPGARPSSGGGGGTADQMLSQLTVAEAGSMRGYSRKRFPHWRKTGQNCDVRDTVLERDGKGIEHSGCNVVGGQWESVYDGRSFTDPSQVDIDHMVPLANAWRSGADEWDDTKRGDFANDLDRPQLFAVSASSNRAKGDQDPSQWKPPSQSYWCQYAGDWVAVKHHWKLTVTSAEKAALADMLEGCTWESKP; this is translated from the coding sequence GTGCGTACCAGATCAGGACCCCGCGCCCTGGGGGCGCTCGCGCTGGTCGCGGCGCTGACCTTCGGCGCAGCCGGGTGTGTCCCGCTCGAAGAGGAGCCGGGCGCGCGACCCAGCAGCGGCGGCGGTGGTGGCACCGCCGACCAGATGCTCTCCCAGCTCACCGTCGCCGAGGCGGGCTCGATGCGCGGCTACAGTCGCAAGCGCTTCCCGCACTGGCGCAAGACCGGCCAGAACTGCGACGTCCGCGACACCGTGTTGGAACGGGACGGCAAGGGCATCGAGCATTCCGGCTGCAACGTCGTGGGCGGCCAGTGGGAGAGTGTGTACGACGGCCGCAGCTTCACCGATCCGTCGCAGGTGGACATCGACCACATGGTGCCGCTGGCGAACGCCTGGCGATCCGGTGCGGACGAGTGGGATGACACCAAACGGGGTGATTTCGCCAACGACCTGGACCGGCCGCAGCTTTTCGCGGTTTCCGCCTCTTCCAACCGGGCAAAGGGTGACCAGGATCCGTCCCAGTGGAAACCGCCAAGCCAGTCGTACTGGTGCCAATACGCCGGGGACTGGGTGGCGGTCAAGCACCACTGGAAGCTGACGGTGACCAGTGCCGAGAAAGCCGCGCTGGCCGACATGTTGGAGGGCTGCACATGGGAGAGCAAGCCGTAG
- the leuA gene encoding 2-isopropylmalate synthase, which yields MTQENFAMAHQASTTDIDSDQIARQQPSRMPFRRYQPYQQQFRIDLPNRTWPTRHVEAAPRWCAVDLRDGNQALIDPMSPERKRRMFQLLVQMGYKEIEVGFPSASQTDYDFVRQLIEQDLIPEDVTIQVLTQCREHLIDRTFESLRGARRAIVHFYNSTSTLQRRVVFGLDRDGIADIATTGARLCQKYAEIHTPDTDIHYEYSPESYTGTELEYALEVCAKVIEVIDPTPDHKLIINLPATVEMAMPNVYADSIEWMHRHLPRRDSLVLSLHPHNDRGTGVAAAELGLLAGADRIEGCLFGNGERTGNVDLVTLGLNLFSQGIDPMIDFSNIDEIKRAVEYCNQLPVHERHPYAGDLVYTAFSGSHQDAINKGFAALNADAAAAGVPVDDFTWAVPYLPIDPKDLGRSYEAVIRVNSQSGKGGVAYIMKTEHQLDLPRRLQIEFSGVVQQVTDHDGGEVGPDTMWQIFAGQYLLDHQSDPKVTLTEYAIGTTDGKVEVTAQVALAGEPQTLSAIGNGPIDAYVNALGSTGVAVRVLDYHEHALSSGGDAQAAAYVECEVDGRTVWGVGMDANIVTASIKAVTSAVNRAHH from the coding sequence CTGGCCCACCCGGCACGTCGAGGCCGCCCCCCGCTGGTGCGCGGTCGACCTGCGCGACGGTAACCAGGCCCTGATCGACCCGATGTCCCCGGAGCGCAAGCGCCGGATGTTCCAACTGCTGGTGCAGATGGGCTACAAGGAGATCGAGGTCGGCTTCCCGTCGGCCAGCCAGACCGACTACGACTTCGTCCGGCAGCTGATCGAGCAGGATCTGATCCCCGAGGACGTGACGATCCAGGTGCTCACCCAGTGCCGGGAGCACCTGATCGACCGGACCTTCGAGTCCCTGCGGGGCGCCCGCCGGGCGATCGTGCACTTCTACAACTCCACCTCGACCCTGCAGCGTCGGGTGGTGTTCGGGCTGGACCGCGACGGCATCGCCGACATCGCCACCACGGGCGCCCGGCTCTGCCAGAAGTACGCCGAGATCCACACCCCGGACACCGACATCCACTACGAGTACTCCCCGGAGTCGTACACCGGCACCGAACTGGAGTACGCCCTGGAGGTCTGCGCGAAGGTCATCGAGGTGATCGACCCGACCCCGGACCACAAGCTGATCATCAACCTGCCGGCCACGGTCGAGATGGCCATGCCGAACGTGTACGCCGACTCGATCGAGTGGATGCACCGGCACCTGCCCCGCCGGGACAGCCTGGTGCTCAGCCTGCACCCGCACAACGACCGGGGCACCGGGGTGGCCGCCGCCGAGCTGGGCCTGCTGGCCGGGGCGGACCGGATCGAGGGCTGCCTGTTCGGCAACGGCGAGCGCACCGGCAATGTCGACCTGGTGACCCTGGGGCTGAACCTGTTCTCCCAGGGCATCGACCCGATGATCGACTTCTCGAACATCGACGAGATCAAGCGGGCGGTCGAGTACTGCAACCAACTGCCGGTGCACGAGCGGCACCCGTACGCCGGTGACCTGGTCTACACCGCCTTCTCCGGCTCCCACCAGGACGCCATCAACAAGGGCTTCGCCGCGCTGAACGCCGACGCGGCGGCGGCCGGGGTACCGGTCGACGACTTCACCTGGGCGGTGCCCTACCTGCCGATCGACCCGAAGGACCTGGGCCGCAGCTACGAGGCGGTCATCCGGGTCAACTCCCAGTCCGGCAAGGGCGGGGTCGCGTACATCATGAAGACCGAGCACCAGCTGGACCTGCCCCGCCGGCTCCAGATCGAGTTCTCCGGGGTGGTGCAGCAGGTCACCGACCACGACGGTGGTGAGGTCGGCCCGGACACCATGTGGCAGATCTTCGCCGGGCAGTACCTGCTCGACCACCAGAGCGACCCGAAGGTGACCCTGACCGAGTACGCCATCGGCACCACCGACGGCAAGGTCGAGGTCACCGCGCAGGTAGCCCTCGCCGGGGAGCCGCAGACCCTGAGCGCGATCGGCAACGGTCCGATCGACGCGTACGTCAACGCCCTCGGCTCGACCGGGGTGGCGGTACGGGTGCTCGACTACCACGAGCACGCCCTCTCCTCCGGCGGGGACGCCCAGGCCGCCGCCTACGTCGAGTGCGAGGTCGACGGTCGTACGGTCTGGGGGGTCGGCATGGACGCCAACATCGTCACCGCCTCCATCAAGGCGGTCACCAGCGCCGTCAACCGCGCTCACCACTGA
- a CDS encoding ABC transporter substrate-binding protein, whose product MRASRPKVAIAAIAAAALAVAGCAESDREEGSGGSKKDTLVFGVAGDPKVLDPSLASDGESLRVARQVFETLVRPEEGGTKVSPGLAESWEPDAAGTTWTFKLRTGVKFHDGEEFNAEAVCYNFNRWYNAKGLMQSPDVTAYWQDIMGGYAANEDPTLGESLFKSCTATDPTTVSLAFTRVSSKIPAALMLPSFSIHSPKALEQYDASNITGSADDIKYPAYATAHPTGTGPFKFKSWDVPNKTLTLERNEDYWGEKAKLKSLIFKTISDENARKQELRSGGIQGYDLVGPADVEPLKGEGFNVLTRPAFNILYLAINQKGNPKLADLKVRQALAHAINRQALVDSKLPPGAQVAVNFFPDTVEGWNGDVTKYDYDVEKAKALLAEAGASDLTLRFHYPTEVTRPYMPNPKDLFELISADLQAVGIKIEAIPLKWSPDYLNATTSGDKHDIHFLGWTGDYGDGYNFIGTFFDRQKDEWGFNNPALFEKFKKADSTADMAERIALYKELNADIMNFLPGVPISHSPPAIVFGKDVTGVKASPLTDERFSTAEFKS is encoded by the coding sequence ATGCGTGCATCCAGGCCGAAGGTCGCTATCGCGGCCATCGCGGCCGCGGCCCTCGCGGTAGCAGGCTGCGCCGAAAGCGACCGCGAAGAAGGTTCCGGCGGTAGTAAGAAGGACACCCTCGTCTTCGGCGTTGCCGGAGACCCGAAGGTGCTGGACCCCAGCCTCGCCAGCGACGGTGAATCGCTGCGCGTGGCCCGTCAGGTGTTCGAGACTCTGGTCCGCCCGGAGGAGGGCGGCACCAAGGTCAGTCCCGGTCTCGCCGAGTCCTGGGAGCCGGACGCCGCCGGCACGACCTGGACGTTCAAGCTGCGTACCGGCGTGAAGTTCCACGACGGCGAGGAGTTCAACGCCGAGGCCGTCTGCTACAACTTCAACCGTTGGTACAACGCCAAGGGTCTGATGCAGAGCCCGGACGTGACGGCGTACTGGCAGGACATCATGGGTGGCTACGCCGCCAACGAGGACCCCACTCTCGGTGAGAGCCTCTTCAAGTCCTGCACCGCCACCGACCCCACCACGGTCAGCCTGGCCTTCACCCGGGTCTCCAGCAAGATCCCGGCCGCCCTGATGCTGCCGTCCTTCTCCATCCACAGTCCGAAGGCGCTGGAGCAGTACGACGCCAGCAACATCACCGGCAGCGCGGATGACATCAAGTACCCGGCGTACGCGACCGCGCACCCGACCGGTACCGGCCCGTTCAAGTTCAAGTCCTGGGACGTCCCGAACAAGACGCTGACCCTGGAGCGCAACGAGGACTACTGGGGCGAGAAGGCCAAGCTCAAGAGCCTGATCTTCAAGACCATCTCGGACGAGAACGCCCGTAAGCAGGAGCTGCGTTCCGGCGGCATCCAGGGCTACGACCTGGTTGGTCCGGCCGATGTGGAGCCGCTGAAGGGCGAGGGCTTCAACGTCCTGACCCGTCCGGCCTTCAACATCCTCTACCTGGCGATCAACCAGAAGGGGAACCCGAAGCTGGCCGACCTCAAGGTCCGGCAGGCGCTCGCGCACGCGATCAACCGCCAGGCCCTGGTCGACTCGAAGCTGCCCCCGGGCGCTCAGGTCGCGGTGAACTTCTTCCCCGACACCGTCGAGGGCTGGAACGGCGACGTCACCAAGTACGACTACGACGTCGAGAAGGCCAAGGCCCTGTTGGCCGAGGCCGGTGCCTCCGACCTGACCCTGCGGTTCCACTACCCGACCGAGGTCACCCGGCCGTACATGCCGAACCCGAAGGACCTGTTCGAGCTGATCTCGGCGGACCTCCAGGCGGTCGGCATCAAGATCGAGGCGATCCCGCTCAAGTGGAGCCCGGACTACCTCAACGCCACCACCTCCGGTGACAAGCACGACATCCACTTCCTCGGATGGACCGGCGACTACGGCGACGGCTACAACTTCATCGGTACCTTCTTCGACCGGCAGAAGGACGAGTGGGGCTTCAACAACCCGGCCCTGTTCGAGAAGTTCAAGAAGGCTGACAGCACTGCCGACATGGCGGAGCGGATCGCGCTCTACAAGGAGCTGAACGCCGACATCATGAACTTCCTGCCCGGTGTGCCGATCTCGCACTCGCCGCCGGCCATCGTGTTCGGCAAGGACGTGACCGGGGTCAAGGCGAGCCCGCTCACCGACGAGCGGTTCTCCACCGCCGAGTTCAAGTCCTGA
- a CDS encoding ABC transporter ATP-binding protein → MALLEVEDLSVSFARRGQRTVRAVDGVSFTVDAGEVVGLVGESGCGKSVTSLAIMGLLPKQPGLSVGGKAVFDGTDLLQLDDRSRRDIRGRDIAMIFQDPLSSLNPVIPIGLQVTEVLTRHRGMKGDAAAKEAAQLLDRVGIPDPKRRLKEYPHQLSGGMRQRALIAMAVACQPRLLIADEPTTALDVTIQAQILELLKDLVRDSGTALVMITHDLGVVAGMCDTINVLYGGRVVETARRRPLFREPRHPYTVGLLGSVPRLDAGRGERLTPIPGSVRDLLPWVEGCAFAPRCTRRVDACVGQPPELVTAHDGHSYRCVNPAPPAGATPAAAPVDPAAPVDPVDPAATGEATSAGGQVPAPREEEKP, encoded by the coding sequence ATGGCCCTCCTTGAAGTGGAAGACCTCTCGGTCAGCTTCGCCCGGCGCGGTCAGCGCACCGTACGCGCCGTCGACGGGGTTTCCTTCACGGTCGACGCCGGTGAGGTGGTCGGCCTGGTCGGCGAGTCCGGCTGCGGTAAGTCGGTGACCTCGCTGGCCATCATGGGGTTGCTGCCCAAGCAGCCCGGGTTGTCGGTGGGCGGCAAGGCCGTCTTCGACGGCACCGACCTGCTCCAGCTCGACGACCGATCCCGGCGCGACATCCGGGGCCGGGACATCGCGATGATCTTCCAGGATCCGCTCTCCTCGCTGAACCCGGTCATCCCGATCGGCCTCCAGGTCACCGAGGTGCTGACCCGGCACCGCGGGATGAAGGGTGACGCGGCGGCGAAGGAAGCCGCTCAACTGCTGGACCGGGTGGGCATCCCGGACCCGAAGCGGCGGCTGAAGGAATATCCCCACCAGCTCTCCGGTGGGATGCGGCAGCGGGCCCTGATCGCCATGGCGGTGGCCTGCCAGCCCCGCCTGCTGATCGCCGACGAGCCGACGACCGCCCTGGACGTCACCATCCAGGCGCAGATCCTGGAACTGCTCAAGGACCTGGTCCGTGACTCCGGCACCGCCCTGGTGATGATCACCCACGATCTCGGTGTGGTGGCCGGCATGTGCGACACGATCAACGTCCTGTACGGCGGCCGGGTGGTCGAGACCGCCCGACGGCGTCCGCTGTTCCGCGAGCCCCGGCACCCGTACACCGTGGGGTTGCTCGGGTCGGTGCCGCGGCTGGACGCCGGACGTGGCGAGCGGCTCACCCCCATCCCGGGCTCGGTACGGGATCTGCTGCCCTGGGTGGAGGGTTGTGCCTTCGCGCCGCGCTGCACCCGGCGGGTGGATGCCTGTGTGGGGCAGCCGCCGGAGCTGGTGACGGCGCACGACGGTCACAGCTACCGTTGCGTCAACCCGGCCCCGCCGGCGGGCGCCACCCCGGCAGCGGCACCCGTCGACCCGGCAGCACCCGTCGACCCGGTCGACCCGGCGGCTACCGGCGAGGCGACCTCGGCCGGTGGCCAGGTGCCGGCGCCGCGCGAGGAGGAGAAGCCATGA
- a CDS encoding ABC transporter permease, translated as MFRFIVRRLLQLIPTLFGLSILLFIWLRRLPGGPETAILGERGTPEMRAAIRRNLGLDEPILIQYGRFVKRMVRLDLGTSISTKREVTTEFLQRFPGTIELTITAMVIAIGIGIPLGYLAARKRGRFLDYASVGGSLIGICIPVFFLAYVLKAIFSENLGWFPSSGRQDPILGATRITNFFVLDGLMTREWDAAADALWHLILPGMALASIPLAIIVRITRASVLEVLGEDFVRTAEAKGLTENVVRRRHVLRNAMLPVATSIGLLTGGLLSGAVLTETVFAFSGIGAFLAESISNRDYPVLMGFIMIIAVVYVLVNLIVDLSYSLIDPRVRVR; from the coding sequence GTGTTCCGGTTCATCGTCAGACGCCTACTACAGCTGATACCCACGCTGTTCGGGCTCTCCATCCTGTTGTTCATCTGGCTCCGGCGGTTGCCCGGTGGCCCCGAGACCGCCATCCTCGGCGAGCGGGGTACGCCCGAGATGCGGGCCGCCATCCGCCGTAACCTCGGCCTCGACGAGCCGATCCTGATCCAGTACGGCCGGTTCGTGAAGCGGATGGTCCGCCTCGACCTCGGCACCTCCATCTCCACCAAGCGCGAGGTGACCACGGAGTTCCTCCAGCGCTTCCCCGGCACGATCGAGCTGACCATCACCGCCATGGTGATCGCGATCGGCATCGGCATCCCGCTGGGCTACCTGGCCGCCCGCAAGCGCGGCCGGTTCCTCGACTACGCGTCCGTCGGCGGGTCGCTGATCGGCATCTGCATCCCGGTCTTCTTCCTGGCGTACGTGCTCAAGGCGATCTTCTCGGAGAACCTCGGCTGGTTCCCCTCCAGCGGTCGCCAGGACCCGATCCTCGGGGCCACCCGGATCACCAACTTCTTCGTTCTGGACGGGCTGATGACCCGGGAGTGGGACGCCGCCGCCGATGCGCTCTGGCATCTGATCCTGCCGGGCATGGCCCTGGCCAGCATCCCGTTGGCGATCATCGTCCGGATCACCCGGGCCAGTGTGCTGGAGGTGCTGGGCGAGGACTTCGTCCGCACCGCCGAGGCCAAGGGCCTGACCGAGAACGTCGTACGCCGTCGGCATGTGCTGCGCAACGCGATGCTGCCGGTGGCCACCTCGATCGGTCTGCTCACCGGCGGCCTGCTCTCCGGGGCGGTGCTCACCGAGACTGTCTTCGCCTTCAGCGGGATCGGAGCCTTCCTCGCCGAGTCCATCAGTAACCGTGACTATCCCGTTCTGATGGGCTTCATCATGATCATCGCAGTGGTCTACGTACTGGTGAACCTGATCGTGGACCTCTCGTACAGCCTGATCGACCCGAGGGTGAGGGTCCGATGA